Sequence from the Deltaproteobacteria bacterium genome:
ATGATGTTCTGGTGGAGGATCTTTTATGCGGCCAAAGAGAGCTGGACCGTTCCCAAGCAAAACTGGGAAGGGGTCCTTTGGGGGCTCTTTACGGGTGATGACGATGCACTGAAAGAGCAGTGTCGCCGCATCATAGAAAACGCGAAAAAGGTAGGAGCCAAGACAATTCTATATCCGGAATGAGGGCACGCCTACTATGCGACCCGGTTGGGTTTCACGAAATTCTTTCCAGAGGTTTTTGAAGAATTCAGGTGCATGAGTGTTTTTGAGCTTTTGAAGGAATACATTGAAACGGGCAGGATCAAGCTCGACAACTCCGAGTTTGTGGACAAAACCATAACCATTCATGACCCCTGCAACTATCACAGAAAGTCATTGATGTCCTTTGGACAACACTTCCTGGATGAGTGCAGGTGGGTAACGGCTCAGTGCTGCCCGAACATAGTTGAGATGGATCCCCACGGGCTGGACGCGTTTTGCTGTGGGGCAGGCGGCGGGGCCTGGGCCATGCCATATGTGCAAGAACGGCTTGACTACGGCAAGTTCAAGGCAGACCAGATCAAGGCTACAGGCACCGATCTGATATGCGCCCCCTGCCACAACTGCCGGGACCAGATCATGAAAGCCCTCACCCCGGAGTACAATCTCCCCCAGAGGACCTACTACATCTGGGAGCTGGTATCAGAGTGCGTGATCATGGAGCCGTGGAGTGAAGAAGAGGTCAAAAAGTCCCATGAAGAACGAGATAAGCAGTATGAAAGGGATGAAATCGACTTAGAAGCAGATGTGTACTAAACCCGACTACCTGGGTAATCAGGAATAGAAGAAGAGGAAAAGGGATGCTGAAACATTCAGCATCCCTTTTTTCACGGCTTCGCACAAAGTCACGAATTGGAGTCATTGCAAATAGTTCCGCACCTTCAAAAATAATACCTGGCCCTCAATTCTACTTTATAATCATTCTGTTTTTCACCATATTCACTGAGCCTTTCTCCGGCAATAAATGCTCCTTTAAGTCTCAACTCCAGATTCGTGATACCGGTATATAATAGCTCCGGCGAGAGGGAAAAACTCTGATCGTTGACATTAAATATCCAGGTCATGGAGGGGGTGAAGTAGAGGATATCACATGGCTCCTTCTGGCTGATACGCAGGTAAAGGTAGTCTCTCATGGGGTTCATCTTGCCATATCTGCCTTCGCTAAGATTTGATGCCTTCTTTAGGCGGACATCGTTTCCCGTTGAAAGATAAAGGTCATAACCATTGTCGATATAAGAAAAAAAGTCTTTCATTTCACCTTTGGTAAGTCCTGTGCCATTGTGGTAGTATTCAAGAATATAGGTGGTATCCAGGACGCTCAGGTAGCAGAAGCCCACAAGGTAACTCTGGATATGGGATTCCGTCTCAAACGTTGTTCCGTCCTGGTCAATAAGGCTTTTTTTGTAATCCTTGATATAGGCAAACTCCCCGTGAATCTCAAGGTTGGCCAAAATATTCCTGGAAAAATCAAATCCATAGCGTGGGGTCTTGCTATCCCCGGCAAGGAACATCAAGTCAATATCCGTGTCATAATATAAGAAATAGAGCTTCCCTGCGAAATTGAACCTATGATCATCCCCAAAATCGTCATTCACCTCTTCACAAACCGGTATCAGTACCGGGGTAAAGGAAAAGGTTTTTAGAGGCCCTTCCAGGCTTCTTGTGTAATCTGCCGAGGCCACGATGAAGCCCTCCAGGTTGAGAGCAGGATCATCCGGGTTCTTGGGCCTGTCAACAAATGCCACCGGATTCCAGGCATACCCCTTTCCCCATTTCAGGGTCTTTTTCCCTGCATCAATGGTCAGAGAGAAGGAAGGTTTTACCGACAAATACGCCTCGTAGGCGGTCGTTTCTCCGGACCAACCCTCATAAGTCTTTTCCAGGTCGCTATTGGTCCTCACAAAAAACCGTGAAACACCCTTTTCGTAGCTTCCTTCCAACTGAAGTGCGAAATCATATTCCTCAACGACACGCCCTTCATCTCGATTATAGAATTTGAGTTTGTATAGGGAGGCATCCCTGTCCAGGCCAAAAAGAATTGGCCTGAACTCGGCATAACCGCCGAGATGGTAGGACTTTTTCTCAATTTCCGAGAGGTCAAAAGAGAATTCATCCTGTGAAAGGGCGCTCTGTGTAAAAAAATGACAGGCGAGCAAGCATAGAAAGAAACAAGATATTTTTCTGATACTGGATACTGGATACTGGATACTGGAATCGGAAAAAACAAATTCCTGTGCTCTTGGAGGCGAGATTCTAATGTGCATGAGTGGACTTATCTCAACGACTCCATATTGGGCATATAAGTCAAGGTGAAGACTTCATCTTTCAAGTACCTTTGTTTAATTTTGGCGAATATCATGATGGACTTGTAACCTTTGTAAAGAGGGCTCATTGTTTCCACTACGGATGGTCTTACAATGCCTCCTCCAAAGTCTTCTGTTTTTTTGAAATATAGGGTCTTTATCAGCATTGAAGCCTCTGTTAAGCAGTCCACCTTCCTGGGCAATATCTTGTTCTTATCCACCCACATTTTGAGTTTGTCATAGGCAACGGTTTTTGTTTTTGCCTTAAGATGGAGGACATACTCATTCCCCGTATCCTCCATCTGTACAACATTGTATTCGGCCGCATAATCCAATCGCAATATATCAGAGTTGTTGAACACCCCTCCCACAACGGACTGAAGGCTCGTTACGCGAATCGGTTTCCCCACGTTCGGGATATAGAGCCACATGTTATCCCCGAGCCTGAGCGTGCTTCTCCCTTTCTCACTTGCAGGGGAGAGAAACAGCGCTGCCACCTTGTCTCCCCCTTTCTTTACCGTAAACAGTATGAACTCCCTTTTTTTTCCATCCGGCTCAATGTTTATGAGCTTTCTGTACATCTCATAGGAGTCGGGGTTGAGGTTTCTGTCTACCTGCTCCAAAAGCAGATTAGCGTCGATCGCAAAAGCAGGGCCTGCAAACAACAGCGATACAAAGACGGCTATAGTTTTGAGCATAAGTAATCTCCCTTCTGTTTCAAAAAGCTTTACAGACGTGCATTTTTTCTGCCTGCTACTTGAGTTCCAAAGCCTTCTTGACAGCCTTATCTACATGACCCTCGAATTCAATATAACGTACCTGCTTATTCTTTAGGACATTAATCATTTTGATGCCAAAGCTTTCAGCAACCACAATAGTGACGCCCTTCGCGGCAAGGAAATTTGCTGCTGAAGGCCCGGCCCCGCTGGCTGCATCTTCGTAAGGATTAGAGACGGCTTCTGTTAGATTACCCTTGCCATCAAAGATGAGATAGTATGGGCTGCGAGCAGCCAGATTGCTTACTGAAGCTGCGGTAGTTTTCCCAGTGGATGCGACCGCAATCTTCACTGGCCCCTTCTCGGCGGAATACGCCCAAACTGGTATCGTTAGTGAAATAACGAGACTTAAAAAAGGGATCATCTTTTTCATGTTATACCTCCTATACATGTCTCAGTGCCTGGACAGGGTCCATTCTTGAGGCCTTAAAGGCCGGCTGAAGGCTTGCCAGGACAGAGACCATTATTACGATGACTGATATAACCAAGAGATCGTTCGGATTTACGGATGTGGAGAGGATCAGGCCCTTTTGCCTGCCAAAATTAAAGGTGATTTCAGAAAAGTTGATGACAAAAATGATTGCTCCCCCCAGAATGCTGCCGATAACCGCACCGATTAAACCGAGGCAGAAGCCCTCGATGACAAACATGGAAAGGATTTTGCCGGGCAGAGTGCCTATGGCCGCTATGGTTCCTATCTCT
This genomic interval carries:
- a CDS encoding Fe-S oxidoreductase, with product MMFWWRIFYAAKESWTVPKQNWEGVLWGLFTGDDDALKEQCRRIIENAKKVGAKTILYPE
- a CDS encoding outer membrane lipoprotein-sorting protein; the protein is MLKTIAVFVSLLFAGPAFAIDANLLLEQVDRNLNPDSYEMYRKLINIEPDGKKREFILFTVKKGGDKVAALFLSPASEKGRSTLRLGDNMWLYIPNVGKPIRVTSLQSVVGGVFNNSDILRLDYAAEYNVVQMEDTGNEYVLHLKAKTKTVAYDKLKMWVDKNKILPRKVDCLTEASMLIKTLYFKKTEDFGGGIVRPSVVETMSPLYKGYKSIMIFAKIKQRYLKDEVFTLTYMPNMESLR
- a CDS encoding NifB/NifX family molybdenum-iron cluster-binding protein translates to MKKMIPFLSLVISLTIPVWAYSAEKGPVKIAVASTGKTTAASVSNLAARSPYYLIFDGKGNLTEAVSNPYEDAASGAGPSAANFLAAKGVTIVVAESFGIKMINVLKNKQVRYIEFEGHVDKAVKKALELK
- a CDS encoding (Fe-S)-binding protein; this translates as MSVFELLKEYIETGRIKLDNSEFVDKTITIHDPCNYHRKSLMSFGQHFLDECRWVTAQCCPNIVEMDPHGLDAFCCGAGGGAWAMPYVQERLDYGKFKADQIKATGTDLICAPCHNCRDQIMKALTPEYNLPQRTYYIWELVSECVIMEPWSEEEVKKSHEERDKQYERDEIDLEADVY